From Pandoraea norimbergensis, the proteins below share one genomic window:
- a CDS encoding c-type cytochrome, which translates to MSEAHNEHESLIKTPKQLIAAVIAGFLVPIVIIVLLVNYVGNNALTGAGSSAMTEKAIAERIAPVAKVEIKDANAPRVYQTGEQLYKAVCAACHAAGTAGAPKVGSADWAPRIAQGYDEMLKIALAGKGAMPARGGTSPDDVTDYEIGRAIVYMANASGGKLQEPAEPAQPASGAVAAAPASGAAPAADAGSAAAAAAAMASLKTAAPAAASAGSNLDAGKKLYDTVCMACHAAGVMNAPKFGDKAAWAPRIATGMDTLHNAALKGLNAMPPKGGAANASDDDVKAAVDYMVSAAK; encoded by the coding sequence ATGAGTGAAGCACATAACGAGCATGAGTCCCTGATCAAAACACCCAAGCAGCTCATCGCGGCAGTCATTGCAGGTTTTCTCGTTCCGATCGTCATCATCGTCTTGCTGGTCAATTACGTGGGCAACAATGCCCTGACCGGTGCCGGCAGTTCCGCCATGACCGAAAAAGCCATCGCCGAGCGCATCGCGCCCGTGGCCAAGGTCGAGATCAAGGATGCCAACGCACCGCGCGTTTATCAGACGGGCGAGCAACTCTATAAGGCCGTTTGCGCCGCGTGCCACGCCGCCGGCACCGCCGGTGCGCCGAAGGTCGGCTCAGCCGACTGGGCCCCGCGAATTGCGCAGGGCTACGATGAAATGCTCAAGATCGCGCTGGCCGGCAAAGGCGCCATGCCCGCGCGTGGCGGTACCAGCCCCGACGACGTGACCGATTACGAAATCGGCCGCGCCATCGTCTATATGGCCAACGCCTCGGGTGGCAAGCTGCAAGAACCGGCGGAACCGGCACAACCGGCCTCCGGTGCGGTGGCCGCCGCCCCGGCGTCTGGCGCGGCACCGGCCGCAGATGCTGGCTCGGCCGCGGCGGCTGCCGCCGCCATGGCATCGCTCAAGACCGCCGCTCCGGCCGCCGCCAGCGCCGGCAGCAACCTCGACGCAGGTAAGAAGCTGTACGACACCGTGTGTATGGCCTGCCACGCCGCCGGTGTCATGAACGCCCCGAAGTTCGGCGACAAGGCCGCATGGGCGCCGCGCATTGCCACCGGTATGGATACGCTGCACAACGCCGCACTCAAGGGGCTGAACGCCATGCCGCCGAAGGGTGGCGCGGCTAACGCTTCGGATGACGACGTGAAGGCGGCCGTTGACTATATGGTGAGCGCGGCAAAGTAA